In one window of candidate division WOR-3 bacterium DNA:
- a CDS encoding (2Fe-2S)-binding protein: protein MNAQPDSLVCYCGKVTCGGILAAIRAGATTLKQIQRKAGVGDRCKELNPKGVYCVPDMLAILKEEAGTKEAGGCTCPHCGPKR from the coding sequence ATGAACGCCCAACCTGACTCGCTTGTCTGCTACTGCGGCAAGGTTACTTGTGGCGGGATTCTGGCGGCTATCCGCGCCGGGGCTACGACGTTGAAGCAGATTCAGAGGAAAGCTGGCGTTGGCGACCGATGCAAGGAACTGAACCCAAAGGGCGTCTACTGTGTCCCGGACATGCTCGCTATCCTCAAAGAGGAAGCCGGCACAAAGGAGGCCGGCGGTTGCACGTGTCCACACTGCGGCCCGAAGCGGTAG
- a CDS encoding metalloregulator ArsR/SmtB family transcription factor, whose product MEITDRELTSALFAALGSEYRLRIIELLDTQERCVCEIAPHFPTSFSVVSHHLSVLEQAGLIESRRDGRWMRYRVSSPAVLRLVAEARQLARRAKSRRHSARRPRASERAVAR is encoded by the coding sequence ATGGAAATAACAGACAGAGAACTTACCTCGGCCCTCTTTGCCGCACTGGGCAGTGAGTACCGACTGCGCATCATTGAACTGCTGGATACACAGGAACGCTGCGTATGCGAAATAGCGCCCCACTTCCCCACTTCGTTCTCAGTCGTGTCTCACCACTTGTCCGTACTGGAGCAGGCCGGGCTCATCGAGTCTCGACGAGACGGCCGTTGGATGCGCTACCGGGTTTCGAGTCCAGCAGTACTCAGGCTGGTAGCTGAGGCACGGCAACTGGCGAGACGAGCCAAGTCAAGACGACACTCTGCACGCCGGCCCAGGGCGTCGGAGCGCGCTGTCGCGCGCTGA
- a CDS encoding cytochrome c biogenesis CcdA family protein: protein MLNSILADAERIITGQPLLAAPVVFLGGLVTALNPCVLASIPLAIGFVGGYATGRSKGYALLLALFLFIGIAASFTALGMIAGLAGTLFGTTSEFWPILIIIVCVVMGGQILFFPNFEIPMPRGFTPKAGGIIGAFLLGALTGVIATPCAMPILAVILSYVASKGNVVYGGLLLFTYALGHSVLVLLAGSSMGIAEAMVNSKGLKRTSVILKKASGVLLLLVAAYFVYELFQR from the coding sequence ATGCTCAATTCGATTCTCGCTGATGCGGAGCGGATAATCACCGGTCAACCGCTTCTTGCGGCACCGGTCGTATTCCTGGGTGGGCTCGTCACCGCTCTCAACCCATGCGTCCTGGCCTCAATACCGCTTGCCATCGGATTTGTCGGTGGGTATGCAACGGGCCGGAGCAAGGGCTATGCTCTCCTACTCGCTCTCTTTCTATTCATCGGCATCGCCGCATCATTCACCGCGCTGGGGATGATTGCCGGCCTGGCCGGCACGCTCTTCGGCACCACCTCGGAGTTCTGGCCCATACTCATCATCATCGTCTGCGTCGTGATGGGCGGACAGATTCTGTTCTTTCCCAACTTCGAAATCCCAATGCCGCGCGGCTTCACCCCAAAGGCCGGCGGCATCATCGGCGCGTTCCTCTTGGGCGCTCTGACCGGAGTCATCGCCACGCCCTGCGCGATGCCGATTCTTGCGGTCATTCTGTCCTACGTCGCGTCCAAGGGCAACGTCGTCTATGGCGGGCTTCTGCTCTTCACTTATGCGCTCGGACACTCGGTGCTGGTGCTCCTTGCCGGTAGTTCGATGGGCATTGCCGAGGCGATGGTGAACTCCAAGGGTCTGAAGAGAACTTCGGTCATTCTCAAGAAGGCCTCGGGCGTCCTGCTCCTGCTCGTGGCCGCTTATTTCGTCTATGAACTGTTCCAACGCTAG
- the arsB gene encoding ACR3 family arsenite efflux transporter: MSPVTTACIEKKPKGLNVFEKYLTVWVLACIGVGIALGKLAPGLARTLDGLAIYSGGAPVISIPIAVCLFFMMYPIMVKIDFAEVVKTGRSAKPVGLTLFVNWAIKPFAMYAIAIFFLGVLFRGLIGPDATDLVKLPLGVNLEPGVVYGIGKVVLANGVKMLEVPLWRSYLAGCILLGIAPCTAMVLVWGYLARGNDGHTLVMVAINSLTMLLLYGPLGGFLLGVGRLPVPWQALVLSITIYVALPLAAGYLSRKLIIRARGEAWFQNRFLPVLTPVTIIALLVTLILLFSFKGDVILANPLTILWIAIPLFIQTNLIFWLGYGLAKLLKLRYEDAAPSAMIGASNHFEVAIATATMLFGLSSGAALATVVGVLIEVPVMLLLVRICLRTRHWFPAKAGPASAVALG; encoded by the coding sequence GTGTCGCCGGTAACCACGGCCTGTATCGAGAAGAAGCCCAAGGGTCTGAACGTCTTTGAGAAGTATCTGACCGTCTGGGTGCTTGCCTGCATCGGCGTGGGCATCGCGCTGGGCAAGCTCGCGCCCGGACTGGCCAGGACGCTGGACGGACTTGCCATCTACTCCGGCGGCGCGCCGGTAATCTCTATCCCCATCGCGGTCTGCCTGTTCTTTATGATGTACCCCATTATGGTGAAGATAGATTTCGCCGAGGTAGTGAAGACAGGCAGGAGCGCGAAGCCGGTCGGACTGACCCTGTTCGTGAACTGGGCCATCAAGCCTTTCGCGATGTACGCCATCGCCATTTTCTTCCTCGGCGTGCTCTTCCGCGGCCTTATCGGGCCGGATGCAACCGACTTGGTCAAGCTGCCCCTGGGTGTGAACCTCGAACCGGGCGTCGTCTACGGTATCGGCAAGGTCGTGCTAGCGAACGGCGTGAAGATGCTTGAGGTTCCGCTGTGGAGGAGCTACCTTGCTGGCTGCATCCTCTTAGGGATAGCGCCCTGCACCGCGATGGTTCTGGTCTGGGGCTATCTTGCCAGAGGAAACGACGGCCATACACTGGTGATGGTCGCCATCAATTCGCTGACGATGCTCCTGCTCTATGGTCCCCTAGGTGGATTTCTGCTCGGTGTCGGCAGACTGCCGGTTCCGTGGCAGGCGCTCGTGCTCTCCATAACTATCTACGTCGCCTTGCCGCTCGCGGCCGGGTATCTGAGCCGCAAGCTCATTATCCGCGCCAGGGGTGAAGCGTGGTTTCAGAACAGGTTCCTTCCCGTGCTGACACCAGTTACAATCATTGCCCTGCTCGTCACTCTCATCCTGCTTTTTTCCTTCAAAGGCGACGTGATTCTCGCCAATCCGCTGACGATTCTCTGGATTGCCATCCCGCTGTTTATCCAGACCAACCTTATCTTCTGGCTTGGCTACGGTCTGGCGAAGCTGCTCAAGTTGCGCTACGAAGACGCCGCGCCGTCGGCGATGATCGGCGCATCCAACCACTTCGAGGTCGCCATCGCTACCGCGACGATGCTGTTCGGCCTCTCCTCCGGTGCGGCGCTTGCCACGGTCGTCGGCGTGCTCATCGAAGTTCCGGTGATGCTCCTGCTCGTGCGCATCTGTCTGCGCACCCGCCACTGGTTTCCGGCCAAGGCCGGACCAGCTTCCGCGGTAGCACTCGGCTAG
- a CDS encoding thioredoxin family protein encodes MKVQVLGIGCARCQELEKRVRDTLAEMNIAADVEHVKDLKLFASMGVFMTPGLVIDGKVVSQGKVPSKDELKKLLAASK; translated from the coding sequence ATGAAAGTTCAGGTACTCGGAATCGGTTGTGCCCGGTGTCAGGAACTCGAGAAGCGTGTGCGCGACACGCTCGCCGAGATGAACATCGCGGCGGACGTGGAACACGTCAAAGACCTCAAGCTGTTCGCCTCGATGGGCGTCTTCATGACGCCCGGACTGGTGATTGACGGCAAGGTCGTCTCGCAGGGCAAGGTTCCGTCCAAGGACGAACTGAAGAAGCTGCTCGCCGCGAGTAAGTAG
- a CDS encoding thioredoxin family protein produces the protein MKHVALTLFSAGLLLALLPGCPNTPKPTSKASAADTTLAAQNEICETLPATDSTTVAAMPDTNPAKPEPKPEPKPEPRPEPPPEPKALPRLWDYGSEKCIPCQEMTRILTPMMQEYAGKVDVRIINVYEEQTLTQQARIQVIPTQIFYDPDGKELFRHIGVYPRDSIIAKFREFGWE, from the coding sequence ATGAAGCACGTTGCTCTCACCCTTTTTTCGGCTGGTTTGCTGCTTGCGCTGCTACCCGGATGTCCCAATACCCCCAAACCCACCAGTAAGGCGTCCGCGGCCGACACAACTCTTGCCGCGCAGAATGAGATCTGCGAGACACTTCCTGCAACTGACTCTACTACGGTCGCGGCCATGCCGGATACAAACCCGGCCAAGCCCGAGCCAAAGCCTGAGCCCAAGCCGGAACCAAGACCCGAGCCCCCGCCCGAACCCAAGGCCCTGCCTCGGCTGTGGGACTACGGCTCGGAGAAATGCATTCCCTGTCAGGAAATGACCCGGATTCTCACACCGATGATGCAGGAGTACGCGGGCAAGGTGGATGTCCGTATCATCAACGTATACGAGGAACAGACGCTGACACAGCAAGCCCGCATTCAGGTCATTCCGACCCAGATATTCTACGACCCGGACGGCAAGGAGCTGTTCCGTCACATCGGCGTATATCCCCGCGATTCTATCATCGCAAAGTTTCGGGAATTCGGCTGGGAGTGA
- a CDS encoding FlgD immunoglobulin-like domain containing protein, whose translation MSRLPLAILVFPAWSGAVVTFERTWCWRVPGNACGYTVEQTADGGYIVGGHVQTGDSLHCTYNMILLRTDSLGDTLWKALYQDWRMGYECLMADGGCIIVGDTFDNDNGHVVVAAKVDSTGKELWRNKFFISASVSTGAAASTADGGVIVTGIFEDACGTHLGLEKVDSRGELSWFRTYPVPGEEASVGKSVVQTSDGGYIVSGLLRDTTDTLYMYLVKTDSLGETLWTKVRNRWNRYQFADGMSIRQTDDGGYIITGSTQDTAQQDGGPMLMKTDYLGEIQWLRVCGGNGIWAHCVRQTWDKGYVIAGPGGPRRAACLIRTDSLGDTLWTRSFRPPFTLGTVSAFWVEQTADRGYVLTGDVDYWYVYLVKTDSLGMVEVGLAEEPGSAPATRGIQVSPNPCVGKANIVVLGRETESFSLEVHDAAGRLVRTLTATCQSNGIRMAVWDCTDGAGRPVPTGVYLVRAANRRQASTEARLVLVR comes from the coding sequence TTGTCAAGGCTGCCTCTTGCAATTCTGGTGTTCCCCGCGTGGTCCGGGGCGGTCGTGACGTTTGAGCGGACATGGTGCTGGCGCGTGCCGGGAAATGCCTGCGGGTACACAGTGGAGCAGACCGCGGATGGCGGGTACATTGTCGGCGGGCATGTTCAAACCGGCGATAGCCTGCACTGCACGTACAACATGATTCTCTTGCGCACCGACTCGCTGGGTGATACGCTGTGGAAAGCCCTGTACCAAGACTGGCGAATGGGCTACGAATGCCTGATGGCCGATGGGGGCTGCATCATCGTCGGTGACACGTTTGACAACGACAACGGTCATGTCGTGGTTGCGGCAAAGGTGGATTCAACGGGCAAGGAGTTGTGGAGAAACAAGTTCTTCATTTCTGCTTCGGTCAGCACCGGCGCGGCTGCATCGACTGCTGACGGCGGAGTCATCGTCACCGGGATATTCGAGGACGCCTGCGGAACTCATCTAGGCTTGGAGAAGGTGGACTCGCGCGGCGAGCTGAGCTGGTTCAGAACTTACCCCGTGCCCGGCGAAGAGGCCAGCGTGGGAAAGTCGGTCGTTCAGACCAGCGACGGCGGGTACATCGTCAGCGGACTCTTGCGCGACACGACGGACACTCTCTACATGTATCTGGTCAAGACCGATTCGCTGGGCGAGACCCTGTGGACCAAGGTGCGGAACCGGTGGAACCGCTACCAGTTTGCCGACGGTATGAGCATCAGGCAGACCGACGACGGCGGGTACATCATCACCGGTTCGACCCAAGACACGGCGCAGCAGGATGGCGGCCCGATGCTGATGAAGACCGATTACCTGGGCGAAATACAATGGCTCCGCGTATGCGGCGGGAACGGCATCTGGGCCCACTGCGTCCGGCAAACGTGGGACAAGGGGTATGTCATCGCCGGTCCTGGCGGTCCTCGCCGTGCGGCATGCCTTATCAGGACCGACTCGCTCGGCGATACGCTCTGGACCAGGAGTTTCAGGCCCCCGTTCACCCTAGGGACCGTCTCCGCCTTCTGGGTGGAGCAGACCGCAGACCGCGGTTACGTGCTGACCGGTGACGTTGACTACTGGTACGTGTACCTGGTCAAGACCGACTCGCTGGGCATGGTGGAGGTCGGCCTGGCCGAGGAACCCGGCAGCGCCCCGGCCACGCGGGGCATTCAGGTGAGCCCGAATCCGTGCGTCGGCAAAGCAAACATCGTTGTGCTTGGCCGCGAGACTGAGTCATTCAGTCTGGAGGTTCACGACGCGGCTGGACGGCTGGTCCGGACTCTCACCGCGACCTGTCAGTCGAACGGCATCAGGATGGCGGTCTGGGACTGCACTGATGGGGCTGGCAGACCGGTCCCGACCGGAGTCTATCTCGTGAGAGCAGCCAACCGGAGACAAGCCTCAACTGAGGCAAGGCTCGTTCTTGTCAGGTGA
- a CDS encoding zinc ribbon domain-containing protein, whose protein sequence is MSKRRKPGRCPFCGEKMTAGQVFCFACGARPDEYAPHSGVRVRWTVLVGLAVTWLLTLTIVAMPVITRRSWSELVSQALTGCPPAPSMRPRTTDQSAIVAGNRRLQYQYEHRASAMLREVAHMRRTGSSVAVLDWAEVQLEETRKMAAAFAVVSDSEAVSDVERFLDERLDRVQARLDELNRSGRD, encoded by the coding sequence TTGAGCAAGCGCCGGAAACCTGGCCGCTGTCCGTTCTGCGGAGAAAAGATGACGGCCGGACAGGTGTTCTGTTTTGCCTGCGGCGCCCGGCCGGACGAATACGCTCCGCATTCTGGAGTGCGAGTCAGGTGGACTGTGCTTGTCGGGTTGGCCGTTACCTGGTTGCTGACTCTGACGATTGTAGCAATGCCAGTCATTACACGCAGGTCCTGGAGTGAACTCGTTAGCCAAGCGTTGACTGGCTGCCCGCCAGCACCTTCAATGAGACCAAGAACCACCGACCAATCCGCCATAGTCGCTGGAAACCGTCGTCTGCAGTACCAGTACGAACACAGGGCAAGCGCGATGCTGCGCGAGGTCGCGCACATGCGACGGACCGGTTCGTCCGTCGCAGTACTGGACTGGGCCGAGGTGCAACTTGAGGAAACCAGAAAAATGGCTGCGGCGTTCGCGGTTGTTTCCGATTCAGAAGCGGTCAGCGATGTAGAGCGGTTTCTCGACGAGCGGTTGGACCGGGTGCAGGCGCGGCTGGACGAACTGAACCGAAGCGGCCGCGACTAG
- the chrA gene encoding chromate efflux transporter: MAAVPGNKPAPAPAGRVSLWRLALAFAKVGTIGFGGGVGMLALLRQEVVLRRHWIDDRQLGVAVAMGQMLPGPFISNYAEYVGYELHGIRGMIVAVTSILAPCFVLMCVLSFLYFRFGSVPLVSRLFAGVQPVVAGILVWATWHIGRAHVRNWRTGIIAALAFAALLLKVDVVIVVLASGILGIILSGALGRVLARRTMALAPWLILATAIPATGWKRMLELAGLFLKVGALIFGGGFALIPFLQHEVVNTRHWLTAREFIDGVALGQMTPGPVAITATFIGYKVSGLVGAVVATLAVFLPSFFMLWGLIHVYRRVKDHPLVAGFLSGVLPAVTGMLLSATVFIGRTALTGPATALVALLSLVLLLRFRLEPIWLVLGGALVGLLLP, translated from the coding sequence GTGGCAGCAGTGCCCGGCAACAAACCTGCGCCCGCGCCGGCTGGTCGGGTTTCGCTCTGGCGGCTCGCACTCGCATTTGCCAAGGTCGGGACCATCGGGTTCGGCGGCGGGGTCGGTATGCTGGCGCTTCTTCGTCAAGAAGTAGTGCTGCGCAGGCACTGGATTGACGACCGGCAGCTCGGCGTCGCGGTAGCGATGGGCCAGATGCTACCCGGCCCATTCATTTCTAACTACGCCGAGTACGTCGGGTATGAACTGCACGGCATACGTGGGATGATTGTCGCGGTCACAAGCATACTCGCGCCGTGCTTTGTCTTGATGTGCGTGCTCAGCTTCCTCTACTTCCGCTTTGGGTCCGTGCCCTTAGTCTCACGGCTGTTCGCTGGCGTGCAGCCGGTCGTTGCCGGCATCCTTGTCTGGGCCACGTGGCACATCGGCCGCGCGCATGTGAGGAACTGGCGCACTGGAATCATCGCCGCACTCGCGTTTGCTGCGCTCCTGCTCAAGGTGGACGTGGTTATCGTCGTGCTCGCCTCAGGCATCTTGGGCATCATCCTGTCCGGCGCGTTGGGTCGGGTCCTTGCGCGCCGGACCATGGCACTTGCACCCTGGCTGATACTTGCGACAGCAATCCCTGCGACCGGATGGAAGCGGATGCTCGAACTCGCCGGCCTTTTTCTCAAGGTTGGTGCGCTGATTTTCGGCGGCGGGTTCGCACTCATCCCATTCCTCCAGCACGAGGTGGTGAACACGCGGCACTGGCTGACCGCGCGCGAGTTTATTGACGGCGTGGCCTTAGGTCAGATGACGCCCGGTCCGGTCGCGATTACCGCGACCTTCATCGGATACAAAGTTTCAGGCCTGGTCGGTGCCGTGGTCGCAACGCTTGCGGTATTCCTGCCGTCTTTCTTCATGCTGTGGGGCCTGATTCACGTCTACCGCCGGGTCAAGGACCATCCGCTCGTGGCCGGTTTTCTGTCCGGAGTCCTGCCCGCGGTCACCGGCATGCTCCTTTCGGCCACGGTATTCATCGGCCGCACTGCCCTGACTGGCCCGGCGACAGCGCTCGTCGCGCTCTTGAGCCTTGTTCTGCTCCTGCGGTTCCGGCTCGAACCTATCTGGCTGGTCCTCGGCGGCGCGCTGGTCGGACTCCTGCTGCCTTGA
- a CDS encoding putative zinc-binding protein, whose product MSDCCVTSEQTRACGSEGVLLLACSGGSNVGQIANDAAKALDGYGQGSMYCAIGVGAQLESFVKNVREKPCVAIDGCPVACVRKSLENVGVRPAVHVVVTELGIKKHGQFDHTNDDMAKVVGAVVDALAQKP is encoded by the coding sequence ATGTCCGATTGCTGCGTAACCAGCGAACAGACCCGCGCCTGCGGGTCAGAGGGCGTCCTGCTGCTGGCCTGCTCCGGCGGCTCGAACGTCGGACAGATTGCCAACGATGCGGCCAAGGCGCTCGACGGCTACGGCCAAGGCTCGATGTACTGCGCCATCGGCGTCGGCGCGCAACTAGAGAGTTTCGTCAAGAACGTCCGAGAGAAACCGTGCGTCGCGATTGACGGCTGTCCGGTAGCCTGCGTGCGCAAGTCATTGGAGAACGTCGGGGTGAGACCGGCGGTGCATGTGGTCGTCACCGAACTGGGCATCAAGAAGCACGGCCAGTTCGACCACACCAACGACGACATGGCCAAGGTCGTCGGCGCAGTCGTGGACGCCCTGGCGCAGAAGCCATGA
- a CDS encoding arsenite methyltransferase: protein MPGSPEDIRKSVREGYARVARNAGSCCGPGASCCDGAVTAAEVSRSIGYSPEEISSVPDGASLGLGCGNPTALVSLRPGETVLDLGSGAGFDCFLAAQKVGPAGKVIGVDMTPEMVDRARASARKGGYDNVEFRLGEIEHLPVGDNSVDVVISNCVINLSPDKQQVFREALRVLRPGGRLMVSDIVLAAPLPKPLLDSVAAYVGCISGASLKTDYLAMIVEAGFAGVTVLSEGRFPVELPASDPTLQAMVRESGMPPDQLRQAAAALRSIAVTGTKPRPEA, encoded by the coding sequence GTGCCCGGCAGCCCCGAAGACATCCGGAAATCCGTGAGGGAAGGTTACGCAAGGGTCGCACGAAACGCCGGTTCGTGCTGTGGTCCAGGCGCAAGCTGTTGCGACGGCGCAGTAACAGCCGCAGAAGTCAGCCGGAGTATCGGCTACAGCCCCGAAGAAATATCGTCGGTCCCGGACGGAGCAAGTCTCGGGTTGGGGTGCGGCAATCCGACGGCACTCGTCTCACTCAGGCCCGGCGAGACGGTGCTCGACCTCGGGTCCGGCGCCGGATTCGACTGTTTCCTTGCCGCACAGAAAGTCGGCCCTGCCGGAAAGGTAATCGGCGTGGATATGACACCGGAGATGGTTGACAGGGCGCGGGCCAGTGCCAGGAAAGGCGGTTACGACAACGTCGAGTTCCGTCTTGGTGAAATCGAGCACTTGCCCGTCGGAGACAATTCGGTAGACGTTGTCATCTCCAACTGCGTCATCAACCTGTCACCTGACAAACAGCAGGTGTTTCGCGAGGCGCTCCGCGTTCTGCGGCCCGGCGGCCGCCTCATGGTTTCAGACATCGTGCTCGCCGCGCCGCTTCCAAAACCCTTGCTCGACTCGGTCGCCGCCTATGTCGGCTGCATATCGGGTGCAAGTCTGAAGACGGATTACCTGGCGATGATCGTCGAGGCCGGTTTCGCTGGGGTAACGGTTCTGTCTGAGGGCCGGTTCCCGGTGGAACTGCCGGCCAGCGACCCAACACTGCAGGCAATGGTGCGCGAGTCAGGAATGCCGCCGGACCAGTTGCGCCAGGCCGCAGCCGCACTTCGGAGCATCGCGGTCACCGGCACTAAGCCCCGACCAGAGGCATAA
- a CDS encoding DUF6062 family protein, which translates to MKAHSEPASAALQEILDALVKGCPICHLVSRHTTRWIDTLLYERVNDPGTRDQLRESLGFCNRHAWLVRSAGDVVGQTIIYEDLMKTVRILLEAGRQPVSGKDCALCAEEAETERQGVKEFIAHFRDDALQVRYRGSPGLCLPHLACILEETDDAMLRADLLRAEQNKVTELVQDLGELKQRQDWRSNQKSGKERDAWDRAIAKLCGLPGIQPRHGSGKAGRGRFRLPPKKA; encoded by the coding sequence ATGAAAGCACATAGCGAACCGGCCAGTGCAGCATTACAGGAAATATTGGACGCTCTGGTTAAAGGCTGTCCAATCTGCCATCTGGTCAGCCGGCATACTACACGCTGGATTGACACGCTGCTCTATGAACGGGTAAATGACCCTGGCACCCGTGACCAACTGCGCGAGTCTCTTGGTTTCTGCAACCGGCACGCCTGGCTAGTGCGCTCTGCCGGCGACGTAGTGGGGCAGACCATCATCTACGAAGACCTGATGAAAACGGTCCGCATCCTGCTGGAGGCAGGCCGACAGCCCGTTTCCGGAAAGGACTGCGCGCTGTGCGCAGAAGAAGCGGAAACAGAGCGGCAGGGTGTGAAGGAGTTTATCGCGCATTTCCGGGATGACGCCCTGCAGGTTCGTTACCGGGGGTCGCCCGGACTGTGCCTGCCACACCTTGCGTGCATTCTGGAGGAGACAGACGATGCAATGCTACGCGCTGATTTGCTCAGGGCGGAACAGAACAAGGTGACTGAACTGGTTCAGGACTTGGGGGAACTAAAACAACGCCAGGACTGGCGCTCCAACCAGAAGTCGGGCAAGGAACGGGATGCCTGGGACCGCGCGATAGCGAAGCTGTGCGGCCTGCCTGGAATCCAGCCGCGGCACGGCTCGGGCAAGGCCGGCCGCGGCCGTTTCAGACTGCCCCCGAAGAAGGCGTAA
- a CDS encoding permease, translating into MKERTKFLIILAAFLLLYFLPVERARVQGALLEGFLMLQDYARLHVLLCLVPAFFIAGAIQNFISKEAVLKYFGPKSNKVLAYSVASVSGAILAVCSCTVLPMFMGIYYAGAGLGVASTFLYSGPAINALAILMTGRVLGLELGAARAVGAVVFSVVIGLGMALIFFKSERQRAEGAGIAGLSSEAARRNLGQNILYFAAMIAFLVFANWGKPREPIGFFSAVYSVKWFLAGAFLLATLLMVWRWFNSDERKAWVQSTWTFAKQILPLLLGGVFVAGFLLGRPGLNAGVIPDSIIAGLVGGNSLWSNLFASVSGALMYFATLTEIPILQGLLGSGMGKGPALALLLSGPALSLPSMIVITRTIGFKKALAYILLVVILSTIVGLLYGLLF; encoded by the coding sequence GTGAAGGAACGCACCAAGTTTCTCATAATCCTCGCCGCGTTCCTGCTGTTGTATTTCCTGCCGGTCGAGCGTGCACGGGTACAGGGAGCCTTGCTCGAAGGTTTCTTGATGCTGCAGGACTATGCCCGGCTCCACGTGCTTCTCTGCCTGGTGCCAGCTTTTTTCATCGCTGGTGCAATCCAGAACTTCATCTCCAAGGAAGCGGTGCTCAAGTACTTCGGCCCGAAGTCAAACAAGGTGTTGGCGTACTCCGTCGCGTCGGTATCGGGCGCGATTCTCGCGGTCTGCTCCTGCACCGTGCTCCCGATGTTCATGGGCATCTACTACGCAGGCGCGGGTCTGGGCGTCGCCTCGACGTTCCTCTATTCCGGCCCGGCCATCAACGCCCTCGCCATTCTGATGACCGGCCGCGTGCTGGGCCTGGAGCTTGGGGCGGCACGCGCCGTCGGCGCAGTTGTCTTCTCGGTAGTCATCGGACTGGGTATGGCGCTCATCTTCTTCAAGTCGGAACGCCAGCGGGCCGAAGGCGCCGGTATCGCCGGACTCTCTTCGGAAGCGGCCCGGCGCAACCTCGGCCAGAACATCCTCTACTTCGCTGCGATGATTGCCTTCCTTGTCTTCGCCAACTGGGGCAAACCCAGGGAGCCAATCGGCTTCTTCAGTGCCGTCTATTCTGTGAAATGGTTCCTCGCCGGCGCATTCCTGCTTGCCACGCTCCTGATGGTCTGGCGCTGGTTCAACTCAGACGAACGCAAGGCGTGGGTTCAGTCAACCTGGACCTTTGCCAAGCAGATTCTGCCTCTATTGCTCGGTGGCGTCTTTGTTGCCGGGTTTCTCTTGGGCCGGCCCGGACTGAACGCGGGCGTGATTCCTGATTCCATCATCGCCGGGCTCGTCGGCGGCAATTCGCTCTGGAGCAACCTGTTTGCCTCGGTCTCCGGTGCGCTGATGTACTTCGCCACCCTGACTGAGATACCGATATTGCAGGGGCTGCTCGGCTCCGGAATGGGCAAAGGCCCGGCGCTCGCCTTGCTCCTCTCCGGCCCGGCGCTATCTCTGCCCTCAATGATAGTCATCACCCGCACCATCGGCTTCAAGAAGGCCCTTGCATACATCCTGCTTGTAGTCATACTATCAACCATCGTTGGCCTGCTCTATGGCCTGCTGTTCTAA
- a CDS encoding ORF6N domain-containing protein: protein MKKPDNYLVPSRSIDRAILFLRGRRVMLDADLAALYGVPTRRLNEQVRRNRERFPADFVFQLTADEKAEVVAKCDHLSRLRFSPVRPYAFTEHGAVMAASVLNSKRAVEVSVFVVRAFVRLQQAAHSYREIALKLTELEKRLASQDVKILALFDAMRSLMRSSGRGATGVRPH from the coding sequence ATGAAGAAACCTGACAATTACCTAGTTCCGTCGCGTAGCATTGACCGCGCGATTCTGTTTCTGCGCGGCCGGCGCGTTATGCTCGATGCCGACCTTGCCGCCCTCTACGGTGTCCCGACCCGGCGCCTGAACGAGCAGGTGCGACGCAACCGCGAGCGGTTTCCAGCCGACTTCGTGTTCCAACTCACCGCAGACGAGAAAGCCGAGGTGGTCGCAAAATGCGACCACCTTTCTCGGCTGCGGTTCTCGCCAGTCCGGCCGTATGCGTTCACCGAGCACGGCGCAGTTATGGCGGCGTCGGTATTGAATTCCAAGCGCGCGGTTGAAGTCAGTGTGTTCGTGGTGCGAGCGTTTGTGCGGTTGCAACAGGCGGCGCATTCCTACCGGGAAATCGCACTCAAACTGACCGAACTGGAGAAACGGCTTGCTTCGCAAGACGTGAAGATTCTTGCTCTGTTCGACGCGATGCGCAGCCTGATGCGCTCATCCGGTCGTGGGGCAACCGGGGTCAGACCTCATTAG